The sequence GGTGTCGATGGTGTGGGCGTCCGCCGTGATCCAGTCGAGGGCCGCCAGATAGGGGTCGATGTGCTCGTAGGCCCACCGTCGGATCCGCTCGCTGTGTTCGGGGTCGTCCGGGAATTCCGTCCGCCCCGCGATCCGGCCACGAAGGATCGTTTCCTCAGGTGAGAGCAGTACATGGCGCACGGGAATGCGCCGGGAGGCGAGCCCGCCGAAGATCTCGTCGCGGTATTCCTGGCGCAGGAGCGTCATCGGTACCACGAGCACTCCCGGCACCTCGGCGAGCAGCGCGGCCGCCGTGTCCACCACCAGTCGCCGCCAGATCGGCAGGTCCTGGAAGTCGGTCACCTCGGCGAGCTTCTTCTGGGGCAGCAGGGCGCGCAGCCCGCCGCCGGTCAGCTCGGGGTCGTACAGCGTGCTGTTCGGGATCAGATCGATCAGTTCGCACGCGGCGCTCGTCTTGCCCGCACTGAACGCACCGTTCACCCAGACGATCACGGTTCCCCCTCTTCCGTAGCCCCCTGTGGCTTGCCCGCAACACCCTGCCGCGGAAACCCCGATGTGGCGATGCTGTTGCCGGGAAGTGGCGGCCGGGTGCCCGTCGGCGGGCAGCCCACTGTACGAGGCCCCGCGTGGCGGAGCCGTGACGGCGGGCGGCCGGGGGTCGTCGCGGCCGACACGATCCGTCCAGGGGGTGTCCGGCCTGACGATCCGGGCACCCCCCGGAAGTTCAGAGGGCCTGTGGCCGGCGCACGGCCGTGGCGGCGGCGGCCGCCGCTCCCACCAGCCCCGCGTCGGTGCCCATCACCGCAGGCGCCACGGTGAGGCGGCGTACGAACGAGAGCGTGGCGTAGTCGCGCAGGGACCGGCGCAGCGGCGCGAAGAGCACCTCGCCCGCACCGGCCACTCCCCCGCCGATCACCGCGATGTCGATCTCGACGAGCGTCGCGGTCGCGGCGATTCCCGCGGCCAGCGCCTGGGCGGCGCGCTCGTACGAGGCGACGGCGACCGGGTCCCCGGCGCGCGCGGCGGCGGCCACGGCGGCGGCCGTGGCATCGCCGTCCGGGCCGGGGAGCCAGCCGCCGTCGAGGGCCCGTCGGGCGATGTTCGGCCCACTGGCTATGCGCTCGACGCACCCGCGTGAGCCGCACGGGCACGGATCGCCGTCCAGCTCCACACAGAGGTGGCCGATGTGCCCGGCGTTGCCCGTGGGACCGGGGTGCAGCCTGCCGCCGAGAACCAGGCCACCGCCGACGCCCGTCGAGACCACGAGGCAGAGCGCGTTGTCATAGCCGCGGGCCGCACCGAGCCAGTGCTCGGCCGCCGTCATCGCCACACCGTCGCCGACCAGCGCCACGGGCAACCCACCGGTCGCCTTGCGCACCCGCTCCACCAGCGGAAAGTCGCGCCAGGCCGGGACGTTGACCGGGCTCACCGTGCCGGCCGACGCATCCACGGGGCCCGCGCTGCCGATGCCCACGGAGCCCGCCCCGCCCCACAGCGGTGACTCCATCAGCTCGTTCAGTACGTCGCCGACGGCCTCCATGACCGTTTCGGCGTCCCGCAGAGCGGGCGTCGGCCGCTGCGCCCGCGCGAGCAGGGTTCCTCCGCCGTCCACCAACGCACCGGCGATCTTGGTGCCTCCGATGTCGAGCGCGGCGACGAGGTCGGTATGCATCGGTGTGGGCTCTCCGGGTGAGTGAGGGGGCGGGACCTGCGAGTTCAGTCGATGGTCTGCACAGTCTCCATTCTTCTGACAACGTTGTCCAGGGCCTATGCTCGACGCCACAGCCTTCCAGCGCCTTCCCGGACCGTTCGCGGGACCCGCCGGAGCCTCTCACACCCGACCGTACCGACGACAGGACAGCGCACCGTGGCCGAGACCACCCGTCATTCCGAGACCCGCTACGGCAACCGGCCGACCATGAAGGACGTGGCCGCCCGCGCCGGAGTGGGCCTCAAGACGGTCTCGCGGGTGGTGAACAGCGAACCGGGCGTCACCCCCGACACCGAACGCCGCGTGCAGGAGGCGATCGATGCCCTCGGCTTCCGCCGCAACGACAGCGCACGGGTCCTGCGCAAGGGCCGCACCGCTTCCATCGGCCTGGTCCTGGAAGACCTCGCCGACCCGTTCTACGGCCCGCTGAGCCGCGCCGTGGAGGAGGTCGCCCGTGCCCACGGCGCGCTCCTGATCAACGGTTCGAGCGCCGAGGACCCCGAGCGCGAACAGGAACTCGTGCTCGCGCTGTGCGCCCGCCGCGTGGACGGTCTGATCGTGATCCCCGCAGGGGACGACCACCGCTATCTGGAGCCGGAGATCAAGGCGGGCATCGCCACGGTCTTCGTGGACCGCCCGGCGGGCCGGATCGACGCCGACATGGTCCTTTCGGACAGCTTCGGCGGCGCCCGCGAAGGCGTCGCCCATCTGATCGCGCACGGCCACCGGAGGATCGGCTTCATCGGTGACCAGCCCCGCATCCACACCGCGACCGAGCGACTGCGCGGCTACCACGCGGCGATGACGGACGCGGGCATCGAGGTCCAGGACGCCTGGGTCTCGCTCGGCTCCACCGACCCCGACCGGGTCCGGGACGCCGCCGAGTCGATGCTCCGTGGCCCGGAGCCGGTGACCGCCCTGTTCGCGGGGAACAACCGGGTGACGGTGACCGTCGTACGCGTCCTGGCGGACCGGGAACGCCCTGTGGCCCTGGTCGGTTTCGATGACATCGAGCTGGCCGATCTGCTCGGCATCACCGTCATCTCCCAGGACGCGGCGGCGGTCGGCCGCACCGCCGCCGAGCATCTGTTCCGCCGCCTGGACGGCGTCGACCACGCCCCGGTACGGGTGGAACTCCCGACGACGCTCATCGCGCGCGGGTCGGGCGAACGCCCGCCCGCCTGATGCCGTCCGACGGCATGCGGGCGGCCCGTCGCCCGTACGCGCGTCGCCGTCGGCACCGGCGCGGCCGTGGGAGCGACCGCGCCGGGACCGCTACGGGGCGGTGACCGTCAGCCCGCCGCGGCGAGGCGAGGCGAACGCGTCGAGGTCCGCGCGGGTGAGCCCGGTGAGACGGGCGACCTCGGCGGTGTCCAGGGCGCCGCAGTCGATGCCGCGGAGCAGATAGCCGCTGAGGGCCTTGGCGGTGGCCGGTTCGTCCATGACGTCGCCGCCCGCCTTGGCGACGTACGCCGCGAGACGGCCCGCCGCCTGTTCCAGACCCTCGCGGTAGAAGGTGTAGACGGCCGCGTACCGGGTGGGCAGGTGGCCCGGGTGCATGTCCCAGCCCTGGTAGTAGGCGCGGGCCAGGGCGCGGCGGGTGAGTCCGTAGTGGAGCCGCCACGCCTCGTGGACCCGGGAGGTGGGGCCGACGGGCAGGACGTTGGTGGAACCGTCACAGACGCGTACGCCGGTACCCGCCGCGGCGACCTGCATGACGGCCTTGGCGTGGTCGGCGGCCGGATGGTCACTGGCCTGGTAGGCGGGACTGACACCGACGCAGGCGCTGTAGTCGAAGGTCCCGTAGTGCAGACCGGTCGCCCGCCCCCGGGCGGCGTCGATCATGCGGGCCACGGCGGCGGTGCCGTCCGCCGCGAGGATCGACTGGCTGGTCTCGATCTGGATCTCGAAGCCGATCCGCCCGGCGTCGAGCCCATGGGCCTTCTCGAAGGCTTCGAGCAGCTGGACGAAGGCGGTGACCTGCTCGGGGTACGTCACCTTGGGCAGGGTCAGCACGAGCCCGTCGGGCAGCCCGCCGGCCCGCATCAGGCCGGTGAGGAAGACATCCGTGGTGCGGATTCCGCGATCGCGTACGGCGGCCTCCATGCACTTCATCCGGATACCCATGTACGGGGCCGAGGTGCCGTCCCCGTACGCCTGCGAGACGAGCAGGGCGGCGCGGGCCGCCGCCTCGTCCTCCTCGGCGTCGGAGCGCGGGCCGTAGCCGTCCTCGAAGTCGATGCGCAGGTCCTCGACGGGCTCGCGCTCCAGCTTGGCGCGTACGCGGTCATGGACGGGCCCGGCCAGTTCCTCGGGGATGCCGAGGGCCGTGGCGAAGGAGGCGGCGTCGGGGGCGTGCGTGTCGAGGGCCTCCAGCGCCCGGTCGCCCCAGGAGCGGATGGTGTCGGCGGCGAACACGTCGCCGGGTACGTAGACGGTGTGCACGGGCTGGCGGGTGCCGGGGTCTCCCGGGTAGCGGCGGGCGAGTTCGGCGTCCACCGCCGCGAGGGAGGCGCTGATGTGCTCGCCGACCGTCCCGGCGAGGCTCGTTGCCACCTTCTCCTGCTGACCCATTCCCGTACCCTCCACGCTCTCGCTTTTTCCGCTTCTCGGAATCAACAATCCGTATAGTGAAGTTATAAGGCCGTCGTACCTGCGTCAATGGTGTCCGGTAATGGGTCGGGGCCGCGCGGTGGGTTTCACCGTGCGGCCCCGGGGGTGGTGCGCCCGCGCGCTGTGTGTTGCGTGTTGTGTGTTGTGCTGTGTGGGGGTCAGCTCTTGCGGGTGTTGATCTCTTCGGTGAGCTGGGGGACGACGTCGAAGAGGTCGCCGACGACGCCGTAGTCGACGAGGTCGAAGATCGGGGCCTCGGCGTCCTTGTTGATCGCGACGATCGTCTTGGACGTCTGCATCCCGGCCCGGTGCTGGATCGCGCCGGAGATCCCGGACGCGATGTACAGCTGAGGGGAGACCGACTTGCCGGTCTGCCCGACCTGGCTGGAGTGCGGGTACCACCCGGCGTCGACCGCGGCACGCGAGGCACCGACCGCCGCGCCCAGGGAGTCCGCGAGCGCCTCGATCAGCGGGAAGTTCTCCGCACCGTTGACCCCGCGCCCGCCCGACACCACGATCGCGGCCTCGGTCAGCTCCGGACGGCCCGTCGACTCACGCGGCGTACGCGACACGACCCGCGCCGCGTTCTCCGTACCCGAGAACACCACCGCGAGGTCCTCCAGGGCACCCGCGGCCCCGGCCGGCTCCACCGGCGCCGAGTTCGGCTTCACCGTGATCACCGCGACACCCCGCACCACCCGCGACCGCGTCGTGAACGACGCCGCGAACGCGGACTGCGTCGCGACGGGACCCGACTCGCCCGCCTCCACATCCACCGCGTCCGTGATGATCCCCGAACCCGTCCGCACCGCCAGACGCGCCGCGATCTCCTTCGTCTCCGCCGACGACGGAAGCAGCACCGCGACCGGCGACACCGCGTCGAACGCCGCCCGCAGCGCATCGACCTTCGGCACCACCAGATACTCCGCGAACTCCGGCCCCTCCACCGCCAGCACCCGCACCGCACCGTGCGAACCCAGCACACCGGCCGTCTCCCGCGCACCGGCACCCACCGCGACAGCCACCGGATCACCCAGACGCCGCGCCAGCGTCAGCAGCTCCAGCGTGGGCTTGCGGACGGCACCGTCCACATGATCGACATAGACAAGAACTTCAGCCATGGGACTTCAATCTCCTGCGAAACGAAACGAAAAGGGCAATCACGAACTGAACGGAACAGCGGACCCGGAACGCGGGCCTCAGATGAACTTCTGGCCCGCGAGGAACTCGGCCAGCCGCCTGCCGCCCTCGCCCTCGTCCTTCACGATCGTGCCCGCCGTACGCGCCGGACGCTCGGCCACCGCGTCCACCACCGTCCACGCACCCGCCAGACCGACCTCACCCGCATCGATCCCCAGATCATCCAGATCCAGCGACTCGACCGGCTTCTTCTTCGCCGCCATGATCCCCTTGAACGACGGATACCGCGCCTCGCCCGACTGGTCCGTCACCGACACCACCGCCGGCAACGACGCCTCCAGCACCTCACTGGCCGTGTCACCGTCCCGCCGCCCCGTCACCACACCACCGGCCACCGACACCTCCGACAGCAACGACACCTGAGCCACCCCCAGCCGCTCCGCGAGCAACGCCGGCAGCACACCCATCGTGCCGTCCGTCGACGCCA is a genomic window of Streptomyces sp. NBC_01237 containing:
- a CDS encoding ROK family protein, producing MHTDLVAALDIGGTKIAGALVDGGGTLLARAQRPTPALRDAETVMEAVGDVLNELMESPLWGGAGSVGIGSAGPVDASAGTVSPVNVPAWRDFPLVERVRKATGGLPVALVGDGVAMTAAEHWLGAARGYDNALCLVVSTGVGGGLVLGGRLHPGPTGNAGHIGHLCVELDGDPCPCGSRGCVERIASGPNIARRALDGGWLPGPDGDATAAAVAAAARAGDPVAVASYERAAQALAAGIAATATLVEIDIAVIGGGVAGAGEVLFAPLRRSLRDYATLSFVRRLTVAPAVMGTDAGLVGAAAAAATAVRRPQAL
- a CDS encoding LacI family DNA-binding transcriptional regulator, translating into MAETTRHSETRYGNRPTMKDVAARAGVGLKTVSRVVNSEPGVTPDTERRVQEAIDALGFRRNDSARVLRKGRTASIGLVLEDLADPFYGPLSRAVEEVARAHGALLINGSSAEDPEREQELVLALCARRVDGLIVIPAGDDHRYLEPEIKAGIATVFVDRPAGRIDADMVLSDSFGGAREGVAHLIAHGHRRIGFIGDQPRIHTATERLRGYHAAMTDAGIEVQDAWVSLGSTDPDRVRDAAESMLRGPEPVTALFAGNNRVTVTVVRVLADRERPVALVGFDDIELADLLGITVISQDAAAVGRTAAEHLFRRLDGVDHAPVRVELPTTLIARGSGERPPA
- a CDS encoding DUF6986 family protein; protein product: MGQQEKVATSLAGTVGEHISASLAAVDAELARRYPGDPGTRQPVHTVYVPGDVFAADTIRSWGDRALEALDTHAPDAASFATALGIPEELAGPVHDRVRAKLEREPVEDLRIDFEDGYGPRSDAEEDEAAARAALLVSQAYGDGTSAPYMGIRMKCMEAAVRDRGIRTTDVFLTGLMRAGGLPDGLVLTLPKVTYPEQVTAFVQLLEAFEKAHGLDAGRIGFEIQIETSQSILAADGTAAVARMIDAARGRATGLHYGTFDYSACVGVSPAYQASDHPAADHAKAVMQVAAAGTGVRVCDGSTNVLPVGPTSRVHEAWRLHYGLTRRALARAYYQGWDMHPGHLPTRYAAVYTFYREGLEQAAGRLAAYVAKAGGDVMDEPATAKALSGYLLRGIDCGALDTAEVARLTGLTRADLDAFASPRRGGLTVTAP
- a CDS encoding electron transfer flavoprotein subunit alpha/FixB family protein, which produces MAEVLVYVDHVDGAVRKPTLELLTLARRLGDPVAVAVGAGARETAGVLGSHGAVRVLAVEGPEFAEYLVVPKVDALRAAFDAVSPVAVLLPSSAETKEIAARLAVRTGSGIITDAVDVEAGESGPVATQSAFAASFTTRSRVVRGVAVITVKPNSAPVEPAGAAGALEDLAVVFSGTENAARVVSRTPRESTGRPELTEAAIVVSGGRGVNGAENFPLIEALADSLGAAVGASRAAVDAGWYPHSSQVGQTGKSVSPQLYIASGISGAIQHRAGMQTSKTIVAINKDAEAPIFDLVDYGVVGDLFDVVPQLTEEINTRKS
- a CDS encoding electron transfer flavoprotein subunit beta/FixA family protein; this encodes MSLRIVVCVKYVPDATGDRRFADDLTVDREDVDGLLSELDEYAVEQALRIADGVDGAEVTVLTVGPEDAKDALRKALSMGADKAVHVEDDGLHGSDAMGTSLVLAKAVGGAGFDLVICGMASTDGTMGVLPALLAERLGVAQVSLLSEVSVAGGVVTGRRDGDTASEVLEASLPAVVSVTDQSGEARYPSFKGIMAAKKKPVESLDLDDLGIDAGEVGLAGAWTVVDAVAERPARTAGTIVKDEGEGGRRLAEFLAGQKFI